From the Kitasatospora viridis genome, one window contains:
- a CDS encoding MBL fold metallo-hydrolase, protein MGAGQGGTGGGLDVRWIHGSPSAKHNTDPDIQVHGYDEHTVILRQNKAVDYEAPFLFLLFGQERAVLIDTGATASPEYFPLRRVVDGLVEDWLARHPRDGYRLLVVHTHAHGDHVAGDGQFADRADTTVVPADRASAFAFFGFSAADPEAVVRLDLGGRVLECLATPGHHEAAVTFHDPRTGFLLTGDTVYPGRLYIDDRAAFARTIERLIEFCEQRPVSHLLGCHIEMTTEPGVDYPIRTTYQPDEPPLQLTVRHLHEIRAALAGAGDGPGRHVLPDLILVVN, encoded by the coding sequence GTGGGCGCAGGGCAGGGCGGTACCGGTGGTGGGTTGGACGTGCGGTGGATCCACGGGTCGCCGTCGGCGAAGCACAACACCGACCCCGACATCCAGGTGCACGGGTACGACGAGCACACCGTCATCCTGCGGCAGAACAAGGCGGTCGACTACGAGGCACCGTTCCTCTTCCTGCTGTTCGGGCAGGAGCGGGCGGTGCTGATCGACACCGGGGCGACCGCGTCCCCCGAGTACTTCCCGCTGCGGCGGGTGGTGGACGGGCTGGTCGAGGACTGGCTCGCCCGGCATCCGCGCGACGGGTACCGGCTGCTCGTGGTCCACACCCACGCGCACGGGGACCACGTGGCCGGCGACGGCCAGTTCGCCGACCGGGCGGACACCACCGTGGTGCCGGCCGACCGTGCGAGCGCGTTCGCCTTCTTCGGGTTCAGCGCGGCGGACCCGGAGGCCGTGGTGCGGCTCGACCTCGGCGGGCGGGTGCTGGAGTGCCTGGCCACGCCCGGGCACCACGAGGCGGCGGTCACCTTCCACGACCCGCGCACGGGGTTCCTGCTCACCGGCGACACCGTGTACCCGGGCCGGCTCTACATCGACGACCGGGCCGCGTTCGCCCGCACCATCGAGCGGCTGATCGAGTTCTGCGAGCAGCGCCCCGTCAGCCACCTGCTCGGCTGCCACATCGAGATGACCACCGAGCCCGGCGTGGACTACCCGATCCGCACCACCTACCAGCCCGATGAGCCGCCGCTCCAGCTGACGGTCCGCCACCTGCACGAGATCCGCGCGGCCCTCGCCGGGGCGGGCGACGGGCCGGGCCGCCACGTGCTGCCGGACCTGATCCTGGTCGTCAACTGA
- a CDS encoding helix-turn-helix domain-containing protein: MLEQLGPLVRRMRTDARLTQEKLAELSAVSVSTIRRVETGRAADLRLSTLNQLAEALNASPEDTRRLAAALAGVAWEPEGRPAPGTPAPAPASGPPAPQLRPELAGPAAELAREVRRRLRREEEQRRVHDPFVLPVRWELAPPELSDLPENVLLVPPGGAVPELDLAGEVGRVAEVYRRVSSGRLVVLGPAGSGKSVLAIRLALDLLEAGPECPERVPVIFSLGSWDPTVLSLRDWLTDLLLRDHPRLAARAANGATLAAELVHSEAVLPVLDGFDEIAEGLRTTVLAKLNETRLPLVLTSRAEQFTEAAGPGRAPLLLAAAIELSELTVADLAHYLPRTARGTARPGGADPVWQDVLARLDAASAEAAEAAESAEHAEPGGPAARLADVLRTPLMVILARTMYSESADRDPIELLDPDRFPTRHALEEHLLAGFVPTLYRDRVPDRAPDGRRGPARRWGAERAQRWLGHLAQHLVGQEHDQRDLAWWRLAASLRRSTRVLAVAVTCAVAISCSDWLVGLVASPDGIGQVLLDGALIGPVVGVAFAAMYAVLITFQGGLVRPTQVRLGRPRLRGRAARSSLRAIGARFWAVLLGGFVMGAGVAAATTLERWLFDGLPITDPRVLEGTAVNVLGFGLILGSATGLAVAVVTALESPLDTNAAASPAGLLAANRSTVRRQLLCLVPTLTLSICFGGFPVADLLQPVFGPMTWDLPDGLMLGAIGGLGGSLAYVLAFTAWGQWVVFCRIWLPVTGRLPRDPAAFLDDAYQRGVLRQTGAVHQFRHLRLQHHLARTHRESRSRYVPVTFGAPEQG, encoded by the coding sequence GTGCTTGAGCAACTCGGCCCGCTGGTACGGCGGATGCGCACGGACGCTCGACTGACGCAGGAGAAGCTGGCGGAGCTGTCCGCAGTGAGCGTCAGCACCATCCGCCGGGTGGAGACCGGGCGCGCCGCCGACCTGCGGCTGAGCACGCTCAACCAGCTCGCCGAGGCGCTGAACGCCAGCCCCGAGGACACCCGGCGGCTGGCGGCCGCGCTGGCGGGCGTCGCGTGGGAGCCGGAGGGCCGGCCCGCGCCCGGAACACCCGCCCCCGCCCCCGCGTCCGGCCCGCCCGCGCCGCAGCTGCGGCCGGAGCTCGCCGGGCCCGCCGCCGAACTGGCCCGCGAGGTGCGGCGGCGGCTGCGGCGCGAGGAGGAGCAGCGCCGGGTGCACGACCCGTTCGTGCTGCCGGTGCGCTGGGAGCTCGCGCCGCCGGAGCTGAGCGACCTGCCGGAGAACGTGCTGCTCGTCCCGCCCGGCGGCGCGGTGCCGGAACTCGACCTGGCGGGCGAGGTGGGCCGGGTCGCCGAGGTCTACCGGCGGGTCTCCTCCGGGCGGCTGGTGGTGCTCGGCCCGGCCGGCTCCGGCAAGTCGGTGCTCGCGATCCGGCTCGCCCTCGACCTGCTGGAGGCCGGGCCCGAGTGCCCCGAGCGGGTGCCGGTGATCTTCAGCCTCGGCTCCTGGGACCCGACCGTGCTCTCCCTGCGCGACTGGCTGACCGACCTGCTGCTGCGCGACCACCCGCGGCTCGCCGCCCGGGCCGCCAACGGTGCGACCCTGGCGGCCGAACTGGTCCACTCGGAAGCCGTGCTGCCGGTGCTGGACGGCTTCGACGAGATCGCCGAGGGTCTGCGGACCACGGTGCTGGCCAAGCTCAACGAGACCCGGCTGCCGCTGGTGCTGACCAGCCGCGCGGAGCAGTTCACCGAGGCGGCCGGGCCGGGACGGGCGCCGCTGCTGCTGGCCGCGGCGATCGAGCTGTCCGAGCTGACCGTGGCCGACCTCGCGCACTACCTGCCCCGGACGGCCCGCGGCACCGCGCGCCCCGGAGGCGCGGACCCGGTCTGGCAGGACGTGCTGGCCCGACTCGACGCCGCGTCAGCCGAGGCGGCCGAGGCGGCCGAGTCAGCCGAACATGCCGAGCCTGGTGGTCCGGCCGCCCGCCTCGCCGACGTGCTCCGCACGCCGCTGATGGTGATCCTGGCGCGGACCATGTACAGCGAGTCGGCGGACCGCGATCCGATCGAACTGCTGGACCCGGACCGCTTCCCGACCCGGCACGCGCTGGAGGAGCACCTGCTGGCCGGCTTCGTGCCGACGCTCTACCGGGACCGGGTGCCCGACCGGGCGCCGGACGGCCGGCGGGGGCCGGCGCGGCGGTGGGGCGCCGAGCGCGCGCAGCGCTGGCTCGGACACCTCGCCCAGCACCTGGTCGGCCAGGAGCACGACCAGCGCGACCTCGCCTGGTGGCGGCTGGCCGCCTCGCTGCGCCGCTCGACCCGGGTGCTGGCGGTGGCGGTCACCTGCGCGGTGGCGATCAGCTGCAGCGACTGGCTGGTCGGCCTGGTGGCCTCCCCGGACGGCATCGGCCAGGTGCTGCTGGACGGCGCGCTGATCGGACCAGTGGTCGGCGTGGCGTTCGCGGCGATGTACGCGGTGCTGATCACCTTCCAGGGCGGGCTGGTCAGACCGACCCAGGTGCGGCTGGGCCGGCCCCGCCTGCGGGGGCGGGCGGCGCGCAGCTCGCTGCGGGCGATCGGGGCGCGGTTCTGGGCGGTGCTGCTGGGCGGCTTCGTGATGGGCGCGGGCGTCGCCGCCGCCACCACCCTGGAGCGCTGGCTGTTCGACGGGCTGCCGATCACCGATCCGCGGGTGCTGGAGGGCACCGCCGTCAACGTGCTCGGCTTCGGGCTGATCCTCGGCTCGGCCACCGGGCTGGCGGTCGCGGTGGTGACCGCGCTGGAGAGCCCGCTGGACACCAACGCGGCCGCCTCGCCGGCCGGTCTGCTGGCGGCCAACCGCAGCACGGTCCGGCGCCAACTGCTCTGCCTGGTACCGACCCTGACGCTCTCGATCTGCTTCGGCGGGTTCCCGGTGGCGGACCTGCTGCAGCCGGTGTTCGGCCCGATGACCTGGGACCTGCCGGACGGCCTGATGCTCGGCGCGATCGGCGGCCTCGGGGGGTCGCTGGCCTACGTGCTCGCCTTCACCGCCTGGGGCCAGTGGGTCGTCTTCTGCCGGATCTGGCTCCCCGTCACCGGCCGGTTGCCGCGCGACCCGGCCGCGTTCCTCGACGACGCCTACCAGCGCGGTGTGCTGCGGCAGACCGGCGCCGTGCACCAGTTCCGGCACCTGCGCCTGCAGCACCACCTCGCCCGCACCCACCGGGAGAGCCGGTCGCGCTACGTGCCGGTCACCTTCGGGGCGCCCGAGCAGGGCTGA
- a CDS encoding DUF4190 domain-containing protein: MTDSTGTPRDEEPEHAPAQDVPVQDVPVQDVPVQDVPVQDGTPQDAALWDVTPPAGGAPNPYATPPAAPYGSPYPSSPYPGAPGFGHPAPSRTNGLAIGSLVTGIICCLWPVAIGLGVGALSQLGKPRHQHERGRGLAVAGLVLGTIGLLCTVVVMATGGFHFYVRTGSGAPGPSAPGLSAPGGPSAAAPAAGPSGVFAWKPGTCFNEATGDSGAARTPVDCAQPHYGEVFSTAPLAGGSGYPGLRDTYRQASLDCSTTEHTYVTDPWARDVLGGSYQIRFLYPDSPATWDRSGHLAVCFLHRASGPGKGSVRLDGTTLTQDQQNLLTVLSHLELRQKALAIQVTDPAQASATAQGIADGIGGALTAIGSTQWSGAAKDGIAALTSTLQADQPVWTAAADNTDDPVGAYRQAVRADNPLVAETAARTAFSLTDHDTATAPDPAVPDLPGDGSGSGGGSGDGGGSGGGGASGGASSAPAPGSV; encoded by the coding sequence ATGACGGACTCGACCGGGACACCGCGGGACGAGGAACCGGAGCACGCACCGGCACAGGACGTGCCGGTGCAGGACGTGCCGGTGCAGGACGTGCCGGTGCAGGACGTGCCGGTGCAGGACGGGACGCCGCAGGACGCGGCGCTGTGGGACGTGACGCCCCCGGCCGGCGGTGCGCCCAATCCCTACGCCACGCCCCCTGCCGCGCCGTACGGTTCGCCCTACCCCAGTTCGCCCTACCCCGGCGCGCCGGGCTTCGGCCACCCGGCCCCGTCGCGCACCAACGGGCTGGCCATCGGCTCCCTCGTCACCGGCATCATCTGCTGCCTCTGGCCGGTCGCCATCGGCCTGGGCGTCGGCGCGCTCAGCCAGTTGGGCAAGCCGCGGCACCAGCACGAGCGCGGGCGCGGCCTGGCCGTGGCCGGGTTGGTGCTCGGGACAATCGGACTGCTCTGCACCGTGGTCGTGATGGCGACCGGCGGGTTCCACTTCTACGTCCGCACCGGCTCCGGCGCGCCGGGCCCGTCCGCACCGGGCCTGTCCGCGCCCGGCGGCCCGAGCGCAGCGGCCCCGGCCGCCGGCCCGAGCGGCGTCTTCGCCTGGAAGCCCGGTACCTGCTTCAACGAGGCCACCGGTGACAGCGGCGCCGCGCGCACCCCCGTGGACTGCGCCCAGCCGCACTACGGCGAGGTGTTCAGCACCGCCCCGCTGGCCGGCGGCTCCGGCTACCCGGGCCTGCGGGACACCTACCGGCAGGCGTCCCTGGACTGCTCGACCACCGAGCACACCTACGTCACCGACCCGTGGGCCCGGGACGTGCTCGGCGGCTCCTACCAGATCCGCTTCCTCTACCCCGACTCCCCGGCCACCTGGGACCGCAGCGGCCACCTGGCCGTCTGCTTCCTGCACAGGGCGAGCGGCCCGGGCAAGGGCTCGGTGCGCCTGGACGGCACCACCCTGACGCAGGACCAGCAGAACCTGCTGACGGTGCTGAGCCACCTGGAGCTCCGGCAGAAGGCGCTGGCCATCCAGGTGACCGACCCGGCCCAGGCCAGTGCCACCGCGCAGGGCATCGCCGACGGCATCGGCGGCGCGCTGACCGCGATCGGCAGCACCCAGTGGTCGGGCGCCGCGAAGGACGGCATCGCCGCCCTGACCAGCACCCTCCAGGCCGACCAGCCCGTCTGGACCGCCGCGGCCGACAACACCGACGACCCGGTCGGGGCCTACCGGCAGGCCGTGCGGGCCGACAACCCGCTGGTCGCCGAGACCGCCGCCCGCACCGCCTTCTCGCTCACCGACCACGACACGGCGACCGCACCCGACCCCGCCGTCCCGGACCTGCCGGGTGACGGCAGCGGCAGCGGAGGCGGCAGCGGTGACGGTGGCGGCTCAGGTGGCGGCGGCGCGAGCGGTGGTGCGAGCAGCGCCCCGGCGCCGGGCTCCGTCTGA
- a CDS encoding class I SAM-dependent methyltransferase codes for MFRDWDASIAHQAEVLGALVRQQLGEGPHTVLDCSCGIGTQAIGLALAGHRVVAGDLSPVAAARARTEAAGRGARLPALAADMRRLPFRAGQFDVVLSADNSLPHLLTADDVRAALAQLRRVLREDGLLLLTVRDYDELRRTRPTSTPPQVAGTGDNQTITFQLWQWHEDGERYDLEHFQLLPNGTGWDTRVRRTTYWALTRAQLSDFAVQAGFEEPCWLEPAESGYYQPVLTARAACL; via the coding sequence ATGTTCCGTGACTGGGACGCGAGCATCGCCCACCAGGCCGAGGTGCTGGGCGCCCTGGTGCGGCAGCAGCTCGGCGAGGGGCCGCACACCGTGCTGGACTGCTCGTGCGGGATCGGCACCCAGGCGATCGGGCTCGCCCTCGCCGGGCACCGCGTGGTGGCCGGCGACCTGAGCCCGGTGGCCGCGGCCCGGGCCCGCACCGAGGCCGCCGGGCGCGGCGCGCGGCTGCCGGCCCTCGCCGCGGACATGCGCCGACTCCCGTTCCGTGCCGGTCAGTTCGACGTCGTGCTGAGCGCGGACAACTCGCTGCCGCACCTGCTGACCGCCGACGACGTGCGCGCGGCGCTGGCCCAACTGCGCCGGGTGCTCCGGGAGGACGGCCTGCTGCTGCTCACCGTGCGGGACTACGACGAGCTGCGCCGCACCCGGCCGACCTCGACCCCGCCCCAGGTCGCGGGCACGGGCGACAACCAGACGATCACCTTCCAGCTCTGGCAGTGGCACGAGGACGGCGAGCGCTACGACCTGGAGCACTTCCAGCTGCTCCCGAACGGCACCGGCTGGGACACCCGGGTCCGCCGGACCACCTACTGGGCGCTGACCCGGGCGCAGTTGAGCGACTTCGCCGTGCAGGCGGGGTTCGAAGAACCGTGCTGGCTGGAACCCGCGGAGAGCGGGTACTACCAACCCGTGCTCACGGCCCGGGCAGCCTGCCTATGA
- a CDS encoding bleomycin resistance protein, with translation MAEDVVFERVEPVVPVRDLAAALDRYRRLGFTAREYQGDAQYGFASRGGVTLHLTEWAEHDPEVAGAVVYLYVSDADAVHTEWAAAGLPGRLTAPRDTDYGLREFGYVDPDGTLHRVGSPS, from the coding sequence ATGGCCGAGGACGTCGTGTTCGAGCGCGTGGAGCCGGTGGTGCCGGTGCGTGACCTGGCGGCGGCGCTGGACCGCTACCGGCGGCTGGGGTTCACCGCGCGCGAGTACCAGGGCGACGCGCAGTACGGCTTCGCCAGTCGCGGCGGCGTCACCCTGCACCTCACCGAGTGGGCGGAGCACGACCCCGAGGTGGCGGGCGCCGTGGTCTACCTCTACGTCTCCGACGCCGACGCCGTGCACACCGAGTGGGCCGCCGCGGGCCTCCCCGGCCGGCTCACCGCGCCGCGGGACACCGACTACGGCCTGCGCGAGTTCGGCTACGTGGACCCGGACGGCACGCTGCACCGGGTCGGCTCACCCAGCTGA
- a CDS encoding collagenase — MRQPFRLPKIMAVLAAASTAVAGFAATPSFAAAPTATTAHQVSPARPSTAIPPTGSALGANTNAATQNQRLAPALLPPHSPQSAAPKAPAPRLAARAGAATRAATSCTPADFSGRTGADLVSYIEGSTQDCISSLFPLTGSDATAVFKESQMTAVANGLQAAAASYAGDNSTGIFQLAYFLQAGYYVQYNNPTDVPAYSAALTSAVQAALDTLVASPHFLDDSDGNGQVAGEAMILSDSANLQAHYLNTYKQVLNAYTSAWDSSWYMVNFANSVFTPIFRGHQNPDYVAAVTADPSIINTLDSFAQNHLSMLGGTNGFLDSNAALETSRFIEHPALAPTVKPLIQALLNQTQISGPTAAVWVPLAGMANYYDPNNCSYYGTCDLPTRLKAAALPISYTCDSTHSILAQSLTAADLTAVCTSLENEDGFVHNLVKDNGPIPGQYENTLQMVVFASPQDYQTYAGGIYGVSTNNGGITLIGDPTDPNNQPISLTYQNGNDGFTAGIWNLNHEYTHALDGRLDLKGNFTQQTAVPDVWWIEGVAEYVSYTYRNVTDTGAVAEAPKHTYALSTLFQNTYENSDTTRTYPWGYLAVRYMVEKHPDVIQNMLSHFRTGDYTGGYAVYNSIGTAYDADFNTWLDACAAGACVVGGAPTAAFTAAPTDLAVQFTDQSTETGGSISSWAWNFGDGATATTQNPSHTYAAAGSYTVGLTVTDANGKTATISQSVTVSSSGGTGGGVTPCTSSNTQQLDRNCERTGQSATAGNLDYYWIYLPAGTTTLSINSSGGTGTAYLFYNADTWATPSANSGGSQNNGTTQSLTVTNSTAGYRYISLYAQTDFSGVTISTQY; from the coding sequence ATGCGTCAGCCATTCCGGCTGCCGAAAATCATGGCTGTGCTCGCCGCCGCGAGCACGGCCGTCGCGGGTTTCGCCGCCACCCCGAGCTTCGCCGCCGCCCCCACGGCGACGACCGCCCACCAGGTGAGCCCGGCCCGCCCCAGCACCGCGATACCCCCCACCGGCAGCGCGCTCGGCGCGAACACCAACGCCGCCACCCAGAACCAGCGCCTCGCGCCGGCCCTGCTGCCCCCGCACTCCCCGCAGTCCGCCGCCCCCAAGGCGCCCGCGCCCCGGCTCGCCGCCCGGGCCGGGGCCGCCACCCGGGCCGCCACCTCCTGCACCCCGGCCGACTTCAGCGGCCGCACCGGCGCCGACCTGGTGAGCTACATCGAGGGCTCGACCCAGGACTGCATCAGCTCGCTCTTCCCGCTCACCGGCAGCGACGCCACCGCGGTGTTCAAGGAGAGCCAGATGACCGCGGTGGCGAACGGCCTGCAGGCCGCCGCCGCCTCGTACGCCGGTGACAACTCCACCGGCATCTTCCAGCTGGCCTACTTCCTCCAGGCCGGCTACTACGTGCAGTACAACAACCCCACCGACGTGCCCGCCTACTCCGCCGCGCTGACCAGCGCGGTGCAGGCCGCCCTCGACACCCTGGTGGCCAGCCCGCACTTCCTGGACGACAGCGACGGCAACGGCCAGGTGGCCGGCGAGGCGATGATCCTCAGCGACTCCGCCAACCTCCAGGCGCACTACCTCAACACCTACAAGCAGGTGCTGAACGCCTACACCAGCGCCTGGGACTCGTCCTGGTACATGGTGAACTTCGCGAACAGCGTCTTCACCCCGATCTTCCGGGGCCACCAGAACCCCGACTACGTCGCCGCGGTGACCGCCGACCCGAGCATCATCAACACCCTGGACTCGTTCGCGCAGAACCACCTCTCGATGCTGGGCGGCACCAACGGGTTCCTGGACTCCAACGCCGCGCTGGAGACCTCGCGGTTCATCGAGCACCCGGCGCTGGCGCCCACCGTCAAGCCGCTGATCCAGGCCCTGCTCAACCAGACGCAGATCAGCGGCCCGACCGCGGCCGTCTGGGTCCCGCTGGCCGGCATGGCCAACTACTACGACCCGAACAACTGCTCCTACTACGGCACTTGTGACCTGCCGACCCGGCTCAAGGCCGCCGCGCTGCCGATCAGCTACACCTGCGACTCGACGCACAGCATCCTGGCGCAGAGCCTGACCGCCGCCGACCTCACGGCCGTCTGCACCAGCCTGGAGAACGAGGACGGCTTCGTCCACAACCTGGTCAAGGACAACGGCCCGATCCCCGGCCAGTACGAGAACACGCTCCAGATGGTGGTCTTCGCCTCCCCGCAGGACTACCAGACCTACGCGGGCGGGATCTACGGGGTGAGCACCAACAACGGCGGCATCACCCTGATCGGTGACCCGACCGACCCCAACAACCAGCCGATCTCGCTGACCTACCAGAACGGCAACGACGGCTTCACCGCCGGCATCTGGAACCTCAACCACGAGTACACCCACGCCCTCGACGGCCGCCTGGACCTGAAGGGCAACTTCACCCAGCAGACCGCCGTCCCGGACGTCTGGTGGATCGAGGGCGTCGCCGAGTACGTCTCCTACACCTACCGCAACGTCACCGACACCGGCGCGGTGGCCGAGGCGCCCAAGCACACCTACGCGCTCAGCACGCTGTTCCAGAACACCTACGAGAACAGCGACACCACCCGCACCTACCCGTGGGGCTACCTCGCCGTCCGCTACATGGTCGAGAAGCACCCGGACGTCATCCAGAACATGCTGAGCCACTTCCGCACCGGCGACTACACCGGCGGCTACGCGGTCTACAACTCGATCGGCACCGCCTACGACGCCGACTTCAACACCTGGCTGGACGCCTGCGCCGCCGGCGCCTGCGTGGTGGGCGGCGCCCCGACCGCCGCGTTCACCGCCGCCCCCACCGACCTGGCCGTGCAGTTCACCGACCAGTCCACCGAGACCGGCGGCAGCATCTCCTCCTGGGCCTGGAACTTCGGTGACGGCGCCACCGCCACCACGCAGAACCCGTCGCACACCTACGCCGCGGCCGGCAGCTACACCGTGGGCCTCACGGTGACCGACGCCAACGGCAAGACCGCGACCATCAGCCAGTCCGTCACGGTCAGCTCCTCCGGCGGCACCGGCGGCGGCGTCACCCCGTGCACCTCCAGCAACACCCAGCAGCTGGACCGCAACTGCGAGCGGACCGGCCAGTCCGCCACCGCGGGCAACCTGGACTACTACTGGATCTACCTGCCGGCCGGCACCACCACGCTGAGCATCAACAGCAGCGGCGGCACCGGCACCGCCTACCTGTTCTACAACGCCGACACCTGGGCCACGCCGAGCGCCAACTCCGGCGGCTCGCAGAACAACGGCACCACCCAGAGCCTCACCGTCACCAACAGCACGGCGGGCTACCGGTACATCAGCCTGTACGCCCAGACCGACTTCAGCGGCGTGACGATCAGCACGCAGTACTGA
- the cpt gene encoding chloramphenicol phosphotransferase CPT: MTHRVIVLNGGSSTGKTTLARALQQVLPEAWLWIGVDAFVEALPPALQDSTEGLEVAADGAVTVGARFRELEAAWMAGVAAMVRAGAKVVIDEVFLGGAASQQRWARALDGLDVFWVGVRCDPATAAARELARGDRAPGMAAGQAELVHRGVRYDLEVDTTGDRPAAVAREIAERAGLLTLRRA; encoded by the coding sequence ATGACCCACCGCGTGATCGTGCTCAACGGCGGCTCCAGCACCGGCAAGACCACCCTGGCCAGGGCCCTGCAACAGGTGCTGCCCGAGGCCTGGTTGTGGATCGGCGTGGACGCCTTCGTCGAGGCGCTGCCGCCGGCCCTGCAGGACTCGACCGAGGGCCTGGAGGTCGCGGCGGACGGCGCCGTCACCGTCGGCGCCCGGTTCCGGGAGCTGGAGGCGGCCTGGATGGCCGGCGTCGCGGCGATGGTCCGGGCCGGTGCCAAGGTGGTGATCGACGAGGTCTTCCTCGGCGGCGCGGCCTCCCAGCAGCGCTGGGCGCGGGCGCTGGACGGCCTCGACGTGTTCTGGGTCGGCGTGCGCTGCGACCCGGCCACCGCCGCCGCCCGCGAACTCGCCCGGGGCGACCGGGCGCCGGGCATGGCGGCGGGTCAGGCCGAGCTGGTGCACCGGGGCGTGCGCTACGACCTGGAGGTGGACACCACCGGAGACCGGCCCGCCGCAGTGGCCCGGGAGATCGCCGAGCGGGCGGGGCTGCTCACGCTTCGTCGGGCGTAG
- a CDS encoding MerR family transcriptional regulator gives MRLTVDELAARAGVTVRTLRFYSGRGLLPPPELGPRRVGWYGAEHLDRLELIEELQRQGLTLAAIERYLAQLPADIGSLDLAIHRALVAAWTPESAEQADVEQLSRRVGRQLSAADLDRLVAMGALHRTERPEVFRVDPGLLPLGARVLDLPIPLEAILSTRAAVRLHTEATARELHRLFRETVWKPFREGSPSDAEVERMRELTGRIEPLLTQALVTAFHRSLAEQLAEHDAATPDEA, from the coding sequence TTGCGTCTGACCGTTGACGAACTCGCCGCCCGCGCCGGGGTGACCGTGCGGACGCTGCGCTTCTACAGCGGGCGGGGCCTGCTGCCGCCGCCTGAGCTGGGTCCGCGCCGGGTCGGCTGGTACGGGGCGGAGCACCTGGACCGGCTGGAGCTGATCGAGGAGTTGCAGCGGCAGGGGCTCACCCTCGCCGCGATCGAGCGGTACCTGGCCCAGCTGCCGGCCGACATCGGCTCGCTGGACCTGGCGATCCACCGTGCGCTGGTGGCCGCCTGGACCCCGGAGAGCGCCGAGCAGGCGGACGTCGAGCAGCTCTCCCGGCGGGTCGGCCGGCAGCTCAGCGCGGCCGACCTGGACCGGCTGGTGGCGATGGGCGCGCTGCACCGCACCGAGCGGCCGGAGGTGTTCCGGGTCGATCCGGGCCTGTTGCCGCTGGGGGCCAGGGTGTTGGACCTGCCGATCCCGCTGGAGGCGATCCTGTCGACCCGGGCGGCGGTCCGGCTGCACACCGAGGCCACCGCGCGCGAGCTGCACCGGCTCTTCCGGGAGACCGTCTGGAAGCCGTTCCGGGAGGGCTCGCCGTCGGACGCCGAGGTCGAGCGGATGCGCGAACTGACCGGTCGGATCGAGCCGTTGCTGACCCAGGCGCTGGTCACCGCGTTCCACCGCTCGCTCGCCGAGCAGCTGGCCGAGCACGACGCGGCTACGCCCGACGAAGCGTGA
- a CDS encoding isopenicillin N synthase family dioxygenase produces the protein MSAQHDTLPVVDLSTADGTPEQRDVFLAALHRAATEVGFFHLVGHGVPAADTDRLTAAMHAFFALPEADRLALSNLNSPHFRGYTRTGAERTGGRSDWRDQLDIGPELPAHPPAPGEPAYWLLEGPNQWPAALPELREAALRWLDRLGAVAHRLLHELLNAIGARPDFYDPAFADRPALHLKLVRYPGAAPDGAGQGVGAHKDYGFLTLLLTDGVPGLQVERPDGGFLDVPPLPGAFVVNLGELLEVATEGYLKATSHRVVSPPGGAERFSAPFFYNPRLDAHIAPLDFPHAHRAPGATDDPANPLYADFGWNELKGYARAHPEVARRYYAHA, from the coding sequence ATGTCCGCACAGCACGACACCCTCCCGGTCGTCGACCTCTCCACCGCCGACGGCACCCCCGAGCAGCGCGACGTCTTCCTCGCCGCCCTGCACCGCGCCGCCACCGAGGTGGGGTTCTTCCACCTGGTCGGCCACGGCGTGCCCGCCGCGGACACCGACCGGCTGACCGCGGCGATGCACGCCTTCTTCGCCCTGCCGGAGGCCGACCGGCTGGCCCTGAGCAACCTCAACTCCCCGCACTTCCGCGGCTACACCCGCACCGGGGCCGAGCGCACCGGCGGCCGCAGCGACTGGCGCGACCAGCTGGACATCGGCCCCGAGCTGCCCGCCCACCCGCCCGCTCCGGGCGAGCCCGCCTACTGGCTGCTGGAGGGCCCGAACCAGTGGCCCGCCGCGCTGCCCGAGCTGCGCGAGGCGGCGCTGCGCTGGCTGGACCGGCTGGGCGCGGTCGCGCACCGGCTGCTGCACGAGCTGCTGAACGCGATCGGCGCCCGCCCGGACTTCTACGACCCGGCCTTCGCCGACCGCCCGGCCCTGCACCTCAAGCTGGTCCGCTACCCGGGCGCGGCCCCCGACGGCGCGGGCCAGGGCGTCGGCGCGCACAAGGACTACGGCTTCCTCACCCTGCTGCTCACCGACGGCGTGCCGGGTCTGCAGGTGGAGCGCCCCGACGGCGGCTTCCTGGACGTGCCCCCGCTGCCCGGCGCCTTCGTGGTGAACCTGGGCGAGCTGCTGGAGGTGGCCACCGAGGGCTACCTGAAGGCCACCAGCCACCGGGTGGTCAGCCCGCCCGGCGGGGCCGAGCGCTTCTCGGCGCCGTTCTTCTACAACCCGCGCCTCGACGCCCACATCGCCCCGCTGGACTTCCCGCACGCCCACCGCGCGCCGGGCGCCACCGACGATCCGGCCAACCCGCTCTACGCCGACTTCGGCTGGAACGAGTTGAAGGGGTACGCCCGGGCCCATCCCGAAGTGGCCCGGCGCTACTACGCGCACGCCTGA